The following coding sequences lie in one Egibacteraceae bacterium genomic window:
- a CDS encoding methyltransferase domain-containing protein: MAILLAMSAPAGPYYGRDLALVHHRGFGAHASGCADGMLALLEPVRRSRGLVLELGCGSGLLTRYLVEAGHRVVASDASSAMLDLARSVVSDADELCRLVLPDDHLPAADAVVSVGHALSYLADEDAIDRSLVAIAEALRPGGILAVDICDLRWAALRGDQPTVGSVGEDWAVITESTVPAPNRYVRDITTFVRVEDGSWRRGHERHENVLIDTSGVPELLARHGVDVTVVSTIGSYQLPAGLVAIIGRRRP, translated from the coding sequence GTGGCCATACTGCTGGCCATGTCGGCACCCGCAGGGCCGTACTACGGCCGTGATCTGGCCCTCGTCCATCACCGGGGGTTCGGCGCTCACGCTTCCGGCTGCGCGGACGGGATGCTGGCGCTGCTGGAGCCGGTTCGGCGGTCCCGTGGCCTGGTGCTGGAGCTGGGATGCGGCAGCGGACTACTGACCCGCTACCTGGTGGAAGCGGGACATCGGGTGGTCGCCAGCGATGCGTCCTCGGCGATGCTGGATCTGGCTCGGTCGGTCGTGTCCGACGCCGACGAGCTCTGCCGTCTGGTCCTGCCGGATGACCACCTGCCAGCAGCGGACGCGGTGGTATCGGTCGGCCACGCGCTGAGCTACCTCGCCGACGAGGACGCGATCGACCGTTCGCTGGTCGCCATCGCCGAGGCGCTCCGCCCTGGTGGGATCCTGGCTGTCGACATCTGCGACCTGCGCTGGGCGGCATTGCGCGGCGACCAGCCCACGGTGGGATCCGTCGGGGAGGATTGGGCGGTCATCACGGAGTCCACGGTGCCCGCGCCGAACAGATACGTCCGCGACATCACGACGTTCGTGCGGGTCGAAGACGGGTCGTGGCGGCGTGGGCACGAGCGTCACGAGAACGTGTTGATCGACACGTCCGGGGTTCCGGAGCTGCTGGCCCGCCACGGCGTGGACGTCACCGTGGTGTCGACGATCGGCAGCTACCAGCTGCCGGCGGGCCTGGTGGCCATCATCGGTCGTCGTCGGCCGTGA
- a CDS encoding SpoIIE family protein phosphatase produces MSGTDGGGTVGDAAAHVRVELERLRLGLRAGGLGVWQWDRASGATAWDPALEALFGLAPGSFAGTIQAWADLVHADDRAAVMATVDAATQAGDDYMVEHRVVWPDGSTRWLHCDAQPLVAGGHLTGYIGITRDVTARRRAEEERTALLAGESAARAAAEAATERLALLARVSATLGDTLDLDERLTRLGAVGVPHVADCAAVYVREGEHVRLVAVSHTDAEGERILRDLAERWPVRLDAPTGVGAAIRNGVTSRIQHLGEGELAAMATSDAQRAALQSLRVTSGLVLPIRGRGDPVGAVIFLATGSRHLDHAGMALAAELVGRAGVLIENAVLYEAGERDRAAQRYQAALLGALYRASLDGILVVDPGGRVLSRNDRFAEVWGFDAARAATEDDDLLLEQAMDKVADPASFIARVRTLYAAPPATAQDEIHLADGRVLDRHGIPLHTDEGAYLGWAWTFRDVTVERAQQAAITQAGERSAALARTLQESLLPPRLPSIAGIDLAARYHPALEGVEVGGDFYDVFAVGDEWCMVLGDVCGKGPEAARITGLARWTLRAAAIRNREPAAILEDLNAVMRGDVASDELEPRFATVCCVLATAHHGGGVTARIASAGHPVPLVLRADGTVTALPLTGTPVGLFDEIELTSTTVELAAGDGLILLTDGVLEARNRGGSQLEVAGVTEVVQAEAGGSAAALSRAIETSALAYQDGVAHDDIAVLVAIAGPGQAG; encoded by the coding sequence GTGAGCGGCACGGACGGCGGCGGCACGGTCGGCGACGCGGCAGCCCACGTGCGTGTGGAGCTCGAGCGGTTGCGCCTTGGGTTGCGCGCCGGCGGGCTCGGCGTGTGGCAGTGGGACCGCGCGTCGGGCGCCACCGCGTGGGACCCCGCCCTGGAGGCGCTCTTCGGCCTGGCCCCGGGCTCCTTCGCCGGCACGATTCAGGCCTGGGCCGACCTCGTCCACGCCGATGACCGTGCCGCGGTGATGGCGACCGTGGACGCCGCCACCCAAGCCGGTGACGACTACATGGTCGAGCACCGGGTGGTGTGGCCCGACGGGAGCACGCGCTGGCTCCACTGCGACGCCCAACCCCTGGTGGCCGGAGGGCACCTGACGGGCTACATCGGGATCACCCGCGACGTCACCGCCCGCCGTCGCGCGGAGGAGGAGCGCACGGCGCTGCTCGCCGGGGAGTCCGCCGCCCGGGCCGCCGCCGAGGCCGCGACCGAGCGCCTCGCCCTGCTCGCGCGGGTGTCCGCGACCTTGGGCGACACCCTCGACCTGGACGAGCGGCTCACACGCCTGGGCGCCGTCGGTGTGCCGCACGTCGCCGACTGCGCCGCGGTCTACGTGCGTGAGGGCGAGCACGTCCGGCTGGTCGCGGTGTCCCACACCGACGCCGAGGGCGAGCGGATCCTGCGCGACCTCGCCGAGCGCTGGCCGGTCCGTCTCGACGCCCCCACCGGGGTCGGTGCCGCGATCCGCAACGGTGTCACCAGCCGCATCCAGCACCTCGGGGAGGGCGAGCTCGCGGCGATGGCCACCAGCGACGCCCAACGGGCGGCGTTGCAGAGCCTCCGGGTGACCAGCGGCCTCGTGCTGCCGATCCGTGGCCGGGGCGACCCCGTAGGAGCGGTGATCTTCCTCGCCACCGGGTCCCGCCATCTGGACCACGCCGGGATGGCCCTGGCCGCCGAATTGGTCGGGCGGGCCGGCGTGCTGATCGAGAACGCGGTCCTGTACGAGGCGGGGGAGCGTGATCGCGCGGCGCAGCGCTACCAGGCCGCGCTGCTCGGTGCGCTGTACCGGGCCAGCCTCGATGGGATCCTCGTCGTCGACCCAGGCGGCCGGGTGCTGTCACGCAACGACCGCTTCGCGGAGGTGTGGGGGTTCGACGCGGCGCGCGCGGCGACCGAGGACGACGACCTGCTCCTGGAGCAGGCCATGGACAAGGTGGCGGACCCGGCGTCGTTCATCGCGCGCGTGCGCACCCTCTACGCCGCCCCCCCGGCGACCGCCCAGGACGAGATCCACCTCGCCGACGGCCGGGTGCTCGACCGCCACGGCATCCCGTTGCACACCGACGAGGGCGCCTATCTGGGATGGGCCTGGACGTTTCGCGACGTCACCGTGGAACGGGCGCAGCAGGCCGCGATCACCCAGGCCGGCGAGCGCTCCGCGGCCCTGGCCCGCACCCTGCAGGAGAGCCTGCTGCCGCCCCGCCTGCCGTCCATCGCCGGCATCGACCTGGCGGCGCGGTACCACCCCGCCTTGGAGGGCGTCGAGGTCGGCGGAGACTTCTACGACGTCTTCGCCGTGGGCGACGAGTGGTGCATGGTGCTCGGTGACGTCTGCGGTAAGGGCCCCGAGGCGGCGCGCATCACCGGCCTGGCCCGATGGACGCTCCGTGCCGCCGCCATCCGCAACCGCGAACCCGCTGCCATCCTGGAGGACCTGAACGCCGTCATGCGCGGCGACGTCGCGTCCGACGAGCTCGAGCCGCGCTTCGCCACCGTCTGCTGCGTGCTGGCCACCGCGCACCACGGCGGTGGCGTGACCGCCCGCATCGCCAGCGCCGGCCACCCCGTGCCGCTGGTGCTCCGCGCGGACGGCACCGTCACCGCCCTGCCGCTGACCGGGACGCCGGTCGGCCTCTTCGACGAGATCGAGCTCACCAGCACGACCGTCGAGCTTGCGGCCGGCGACGGGCTCATCCTCCTGACCGACGGCGTGCTGGAGGCGCGCAACCGCGGTGGCAGCCAGCTCGAGGTGGCCGGCGTCACCGAGGTGGTGCAAGCCGAAGCCGGCGGCTCTGCCGCCGCCCTCAGCAGGGCGATCGAAACCTCCGCGCTCGCGTACCAGGACGGCGTCGCCCACGACGACATCGCCGTCCTCGTGGCGATCGCCGGCCCAGGTCAGGCAGGGTAG
- a CDS encoding PIN domain-containing protein, translating into MATDEERIALFLDYENLAIGAREDLGGMAFDLKPVADALAERGRVVVRRAYADWSYFDADRRMLTQQHVELIEIPQRMGAVRKNAADIKMAVDAIELSFERSYITTFVICTGDSDFTPLVGKLRELNKRVIGVGLHASTSAMLPPACDEFLFYEGLEGVNVPQRTKGRSGRRGPSRPPAAKPTTRGGAAVTSEQAPQREPVAHEPEKEMSTPKGEPAELGKLVTQTLSGLHRSTGGEVLASTLKRALLRKDPTFSEADYGFRGFGELLRHLESKKVIELSAGTAKGDPEVGFPEESSGEEGAFALLRDVVADLQKEGDLPPLSGLKDVLRKRQSDFSEKEFGFGGFLQFAKAARTRGVITMEWDDDADDYVLAVPDA; encoded by the coding sequence ATGGCTACCGATGAAGAACGCATCGCCCTGTTCCTCGACTACGAGAACCTCGCCATCGGCGCGCGCGAGGACCTCGGGGGCATGGCGTTCGACCTGAAGCCCGTCGCCGACGCGCTGGCCGAGCGGGGCCGGGTCGTGGTGCGCCGCGCCTACGCCGACTGGTCCTACTTCGACGCCGACCGGCGCATGCTGACCCAGCAGCACGTCGAGCTCATCGAGATCCCCCAGCGCATGGGCGCGGTCCGCAAGAACGCCGCGGACATCAAGATGGCCGTCGACGCGATCGAGCTGTCCTTCGAGCGCAGCTACATCACCACGTTCGTGATCTGCACCGGCGACAGCGACTTCACCCCGCTGGTCGGCAAGCTGCGGGAGCTGAACAAGCGGGTGATCGGCGTCGGCCTGCATGCGTCCACGTCGGCGATGCTGCCGCCCGCGTGCGACGAGTTCCTCTTCTACGAAGGTCTCGAGGGCGTCAACGTGCCCCAGCGCACGAAGGGCCGCAGCGGGCGCCGGGGCCCGTCTCGGCCGCCGGCGGCGAAGCCCACCACCCGGGGCGGTGCCGCGGTGACCTCCGAGCAGGCGCCGCAACGCGAGCCGGTTGCCCACGAGCCCGAGAAGGAGATGTCCACCCCCAAGGGCGAGCCCGCCGAGCTCGGCAAGCTCGTCACCCAGACCCTGTCGGGCCTGCACCGCTCGACCGGTGGGGAGGTGCTGGCCTCGACGCTGAAGCGCGCGCTGCTGCGCAAGGACCCGACGTTCAGCGAGGCGGACTACGGCTTCCGTGGCTTCGGTGAGCTCCTGCGCCACCTGGAGTCCAAGAAGGTCATCGAGCTGTCGGCCGGCACGGCCAAGGGTGACCCGGAGGTCGGCTTCCCCGAGGAGTCCAGCGGCGAGGAGGGGGCGTTCGCGCTGCTGCGCGACGTCGTCGCCGACCTGCAGAAGGAGGGCGACCTGCCGCCCCTGTCGGGGTTGAAGGACGTGCTGCGCAAGCGCCAGTCGGACTTCAGTGAGAAGGAGTTCGGCTTCGGCGGGTTCCTGCAGTTCGCCAAGGCCGCGCGCACCCGCGGGGTGATCACCATGGAATGGGACGACGACGCCGACGACTACGTCCTGGCCGTGCCGGACGCCTGA
- a CDS encoding FIST N-terminal domain-containing protein produces the protein MDRRSGIRAAAAAAVDGDARTATDEAVDAVVAELDERPDLAVVFLGGAHAGEAAAVATRIAERLAPRHLIGVTAGALLAGAREIEDPLGVSLWAATLPGAGITPLRYPPPADPGAVGQEWPEPPADTDALLLLADPFSFPADVFLTWWDHSHPGVPVSGGMASGASRAGEARLLLDRQTVEGGAVAVALQGVAVRTLVSQGCRPIGESYTVTAADRNLITELAGATPVERIQSIFADADAPDRQLMRAGLHIGMVIDEYREAHGRGDFLVRGVMGAETDTGAIAVGDIVRAGQTVRFHVRDAHSADEDLRAMLADFSTEGSAAALLFTCNGRGERLFGVADHDAGLVSEALGGVPLAGLHCAGELGPVGDRSFLHGFTASLLVLADPPQM, from the coding sequence GTGGATCGCCGGAGTGGGATACGGGCGGCCGCTGCTGCAGCGGTCGACGGGGACGCGCGCACCGCCACCGACGAGGCCGTCGACGCCGTCGTCGCCGAGCTCGACGAGCGCCCCGACCTGGCGGTGGTCTTCCTGGGCGGAGCGCACGCCGGTGAGGCCGCGGCGGTGGCCACCCGCATAGCCGAGCGGCTGGCGCCACGCCACCTGATCGGTGTCACCGCCGGCGCGCTGCTGGCGGGCGCCCGGGAGATCGAGGACCCGCTCGGGGTGTCGCTGTGGGCGGCCACCCTGCCCGGCGCCGGCATCACCCCCCTGCGCTACCCGCCGCCCGCCGACCCCGGAGCGGTCGGGCAGGAGTGGCCCGAACCACCGGCGGACACCGACGCGCTGCTGCTCCTCGCAGACCCGTTCTCGTTCCCGGCGGACGTGTTCCTGACGTGGTGGGACCACAGCCATCCGGGTGTGCCCGTGTCCGGGGGGATGGCCAGCGGCGCGAGCAGGGCGGGCGAGGCTCGTCTGCTGCTCGACAGGCAGACGGTCGAGGGCGGCGCCGTCGCGGTCGCCCTCCAGGGCGTGGCGGTGCGCACCCTGGTCAGCCAGGGCTGCCGTCCCATCGGCGAGAGCTACACGGTCACCGCCGCCGACCGCAACCTCATCACCGAGCTGGCGGGTGCGACACCGGTCGAGCGCATCCAGTCGATCTTCGCCGATGCCGACGCCCCCGACCGGCAGCTCATGCGCGCCGGGTTGCACATCGGCATGGTCATCGACGAGTACCGCGAAGCCCACGGCCGAGGGGACTTCCTGGTCCGCGGGGTCATGGGCGCCGAGACGGACACGGGCGCCATCGCCGTCGGGGACATCGTCCGCGCGGGCCAGACCGTCCGGTTCCACGTACGTGACGCCCACAGCGCCGACGAGGACCTGCGGGCCATGCTCGCCGACTTCTCCACGGAGGGCTCGGCGGCCGCGCTGCTGTTCACCTGCAACGGCCGCGGCGAGCGGCTGTTCGGCGTCGCCGACCACGACGCCGGACTGGTGAGCGAGGCGCTCGGGGGCGTGCCGCTGGCCGGGCTGCACTGCGCCGGCGAGCTCGGTCCCGTCGGCGATCGCAGCTTCCTGCACGGGTTCACGGCCAGCCTGCTGGTGCTCGCCGACCCACCGCAGATGTAA
- a CDS encoding P-II family nitrogen regulator, whose product MKLVIAIVKPFKVEEVKEALREIGVAGLTVVDARGFGRQRGHTEVYRGAEYQVDFVPKSRVEVMVEDEAVDGVIDAITKAARTGKIGDGKIAVLPLDEVVRIRTGEHGPEAI is encoded by the coding sequence ATGAAGCTGGTCATCGCAATCGTCAAGCCGTTCAAGGTGGAAGAGGTGAAGGAGGCGCTCCGGGAGATCGGCGTTGCCGGCCTGACCGTCGTGGATGCCCGGGGATTCGGCCGTCAGCGGGGGCACACGGAGGTGTACCGGGGCGCGGAGTACCAAGTCGACTTCGTCCCCAAGAGCCGCGTCGAGGTGATGGTCGAGGACGAGGCGGTGGACGGCGTGATCGACGCCATCACGAAGGCGGCGCGCACCGGCAAGATCGGTGATGGCAAGATCGCGGTCCTGCCCCTCGACGAGGTCGTGCGCATCCGCACCGGCGAGCACGGGCCGGAGGCGATCTGA
- the glnD gene encoding [protein-PII] uridylyltransferase, whose amino-acid sequence MDRPPGPQWCRAWTDVVDEALRGWSASTGNQGGMAVVALGSYARRQLCPASDIDLLLLHDGWAHRDLEELVRSLCYPLWDAGLSVGHAVRTGREAVRAASERVDTATALTDRRLVAGDPGLVDDLATRLRRWLRFRSAKVLGDLADADQQRHAAAGMHPGMLEPELKEGAGGLRDLQSLRWAAACVLGDVGLDPLVGARYLGAPDRRELAVAGSTLLAARCALHLVSGATSGRGGADLDRLRLDQQDEVAALLGWGDADELSHRVGLATRTVSHVHGRTWPLLIADARRGRRRWRGAPGEHLDEGVELVGGLVEVDGRRSLTADPALGLRAVAAAAGRGVHLGRATSERLRRQVEAQPRLGWDAASRAALLTALRAGPDGVAALEDADHLGLLTAHLPDWARVRGRSQRNPLHRYDLDTHCLQAVAELVLIARGSIEQRQQQLWEGLADPDALLLATWLHDIGKAWPGDHSTAGARVAREWVLRMGFSQLRADRVARYVRMHLLMPEVATRRDLDDQDELAAVAEQVGDIETLDGLYLLSLADARATGPAANSPWKDLLLGQLHTRVRGLLVADGDLPATLGGPDAVIAAARELLGDDPTLDAVLTGLPQRYLHAATPEQLVEHARLLREPLGEQELRAVQRPGPIPGTVTVSVAADDRRGLVADCAGVLAGMGLAVLDARAFTRADGVAFDWFVVRAEGSVDWDAVTAALADAASGALDVAGLVERREAVRRPRAPAGEVMPVEVRFVRRPMATRIEVHGPDTAGMLYRLAQVLAEENLDVVGARVATVGEAAHDVFFVRPIGGPIDTDRLRERLRTAASPAPADQSFTRG is encoded by the coding sequence ATCGACCGTCCGCCGGGACCCCAGTGGTGCCGGGCGTGGACGGACGTCGTCGACGAGGCGTTGCGGGGCTGGTCGGCGTCCACCGGCAACCAAGGCGGGATGGCCGTCGTGGCGCTGGGCAGCTACGCCAGGCGACAGCTGTGTCCGGCGTCCGACATCGACCTGCTGCTCCTGCACGACGGGTGGGCGCACCGCGACCTCGAGGAGCTGGTGCGGTCGCTCTGCTACCCCCTGTGGGACGCCGGCCTGTCGGTCGGCCATGCGGTGCGCACTGGCCGCGAGGCCGTCCGGGCGGCGTCCGAGCGGGTCGACACCGCCACGGCCCTGACCGACCGGCGGCTGGTCGCCGGTGACCCCGGTCTGGTCGACGACCTCGCCACCCGACTGCGCCGCTGGCTGCGGTTCCGGTCGGCGAAGGTGCTCGGTGACCTCGCGGACGCCGATCAGCAACGCCACGCCGCGGCCGGGATGCACCCCGGGATGCTGGAGCCCGAGCTGAAGGAGGGCGCCGGCGGCCTGCGCGACCTCCAAAGCCTGCGATGGGCGGCCGCCTGCGTGCTCGGCGACGTGGGGCTCGACCCGCTGGTCGGCGCCCGCTACCTCGGCGCACCGGACCGCCGGGAGCTGGCCGTGGCCGGAAGCACGCTGCTCGCGGCGCGCTGTGCGCTGCACCTGGTCAGCGGGGCCACCAGCGGCCGGGGCGGTGCCGACCTCGACCGGCTCCGCCTGGACCAGCAGGACGAGGTCGCCGCGTTGCTCGGATGGGGCGACGCCGACGAGCTGTCCCACCGCGTCGGCCTGGCCACCCGCACCGTCTCGCACGTCCACGGCCGCACCTGGCCGCTGCTGATCGCCGACGCGCGACGGGGGCGTCGGCGGTGGCGGGGTGCGCCCGGGGAGCACCTGGACGAGGGGGTGGAGCTGGTCGGCGGCCTCGTCGAGGTCGATGGGCGCCGTTCGCTGACCGCCGACCCGGCGCTGGGACTGCGTGCGGTGGCAGCTGCAGCGGGGCGCGGAGTGCACCTCGGACGCGCCACCAGCGAACGACTGCGCCGCCAGGTCGAGGCGCAACCGCGGCTGGGTTGGGACGCCGCCAGCCGTGCCGCGCTGCTCACCGCCCTGCGCGCCGGACCCGACGGCGTCGCCGCACTCGAGGACGCCGACCATCTCGGCCTGCTGACCGCGCACCTGCCCGACTGGGCCCGGGTCCGCGGTCGCTCGCAGCGCAACCCGTTGCACCGCTACGACCTGGACACCCACTGCCTGCAGGCCGTCGCCGAGCTGGTGCTGATCGCCCGTGGATCGATCGAACAGCGCCAGCAGCAGCTGTGGGAGGGACTGGCCGACCCCGACGCGCTGCTCCTCGCCACGTGGCTGCACGACATCGGCAAGGCCTGGCCGGGTGACCACAGCACCGCGGGCGCGCGCGTCGCCCGCGAGTGGGTCCTGCGCATGGGGTTCAGCCAGCTGCGTGCCGACCGGGTGGCGCGCTACGTGCGCATGCACCTGCTGATGCCCGAGGTCGCCACCCGTCGCGACCTCGACGACCAGGACGAGCTGGCCGCCGTGGCCGAGCAGGTCGGCGACATCGAGACGCTCGACGGGCTGTACCTGCTGTCCCTCGCCGACGCCCGGGCCACGGGGCCGGCGGCGAACTCGCCGTGGAAGGACCTGCTGCTCGGCCAGCTGCACACCCGGGTCCGCGGGCTGCTGGTCGCCGACGGTGATCTTCCCGCGACCCTGGGCGGGCCGGACGCGGTGATCGCGGCGGCGCGGGAGCTGCTGGGTGATGACCCGACGCTGGACGCGGTGCTGACCGGCCTGCCGCAGCGCTACCTGCACGCCGCCACGCCCGAGCAGCTCGTCGAGCACGCGCGGCTCCTGCGCGAGCCGCTCGGTGAGCAGGAGCTGCGGGCCGTGCAGCGCCCTGGACCCATCCCCGGCACCGTCACCGTGTCCGTCGCCGCCGACGACCGGCGTGGCCTCGTGGCCGATTGCGCGGGTGTGCTGGCGGGGATGGGGCTGGCAGTGCTCGACGCGCGGGCGTTCACCCGCGCCGACGGCGTCGCGTTCGACTGGTTCGTCGTGCGTGCCGAGGGCTCGGTCGACTGGGACGCCGTCACGGCCGCGCTGGCGGACGCCGCGTCGGGGGCGCTGGACGTGGCCGGCCTCGTGGAGCGGCGGGAAGCCGTGCGACGGCCGCGCGCGCCCGCCGGCGAGGTCATGCCTGTCGAGGTGCGCTTCGTCCGCCGGCCCATGGCCACCCGCATCGAGGTGCACGGTCCCGACACGGCTGGGATGCTCTACCGGCTCGCGCAGGTGCTCGCCGAGGAGAACCTCGATGTCGTCGGCGCCCGCGTGGCCACGGTGGGCGAGGCCGCCCACGACGTCTTCTTCGTCCGCCCGATCGGCGGCCCGATCGACACCGACAGGCTGCGTGAGCGGCTGCGGACAGCGGCGTCACCGGCCCCTGCGGACCAGTCCTTCACCAGGGGCTGA
- a CDS encoding DUF192 domain-containing protein → MAVLVCNGRVLGPLELATSIDARTRGLLGRDGIAGAMLLSPATMVHTIRMRFDIDVAFCDRDLVVLRTVTMRRHRLARPVRHTRAVLEAEAGAFARWGLTPGARLQVRDG, encoded by the coding sequence GTGGCCGTGCTGGTCTGCAACGGGCGCGTGCTCGGACCGTTGGAGCTGGCCACGTCGATCGACGCCCGCACCCGTGGCCTGCTCGGCCGCGACGGCATCGCGGGCGCGATGCTGCTCAGCCCCGCCACCATGGTCCACACCATCCGGATGCGCTTCGACATCGACGTCGCCTTCTGCGACCGCGACCTGGTCGTGCTGCGCACGGTGACGATGCGCCGCCATCGACTGGCCCGACCTGTGCGACACACGCGTGCGGTGCTGGAGGCCGAGGCGGGCGCCTTCGCCCGGTGGGGGCTGACCCCCGGCGCGCGCCTGCAGGTGCGCGATGGGTGA
- a CDS encoding FABP family protein gives MGESPALHEALGPLAFLLGAWEGTGAGEYPTIASFAYREQVAFTHVGKPFLAYTQRTWAEDDGRPLHAESGYLRHTGAGAVELVLAHPTGIVEVYAGHVSATSLRLATMTVGTTPTARRVDALERDIDVDGDQLSYAVRMAAVGRPLTHHLAATLRRA, from the coding sequence ATGGGTGAGTCCCCCGCCCTGCACGAGGCGCTGGGTCCTCTGGCGTTCCTGCTCGGCGCCTGGGAGGGCACCGGGGCGGGGGAGTACCCCACGATCGCGTCCTTCGCCTACCGCGAGCAGGTCGCGTTCACCCACGTCGGCAAGCCGTTTCTCGCCTACACCCAGCGCACCTGGGCCGAGGACGACGGCCGCCCGCTGCACGCCGAGTCCGGCTACCTGCGCCACACCGGCGCCGGCGCGGTCGAGCTCGTGCTCGCCCACCCGACGGGCATCGTCGAGGTCTACGCCGGGCACGTCTCGGCCACGTCCCTGCGTCTGGCGACCATGACCGTGGGCACCACCCCGACCGCCAGGCGGGTCGACGCGCTGGAGCGCGACATCGACGTCGACGGCGACCAGCTGTCCTACGCGGTGCGCATGGCCGCGGTCGGCCGGCCGCTGACCCACCACCTGGCGGCGACCCTGCGGCGCGCGTAG
- a CDS encoding class II fumarate hydratase, with amino-acid sequence MADTRTERDSMGPMEVPADAYYGASTQRAVVNFPISGQGIPPELVRALGLVKAAAATVNHGQGLLDDPQFRAISQAAAEVAAGELDGHFVVDVFQTGSGTSSNMNANEVIANRAIELLGGRLGSRDPVHPNDHVNAGQSSNDVFPTAVHLAVYEAVATGLLPALTRLRVALTAKAEELAAIVKPGRTHLMDATPVTLGQEFSGYARQVELGAARVEATLERLAELPLGGTAVGTGLNAPAGMTAGVIAELRRTTGIPALREATNHFEAQGARDALVEVSGACKVVAVSLTKVANDLRWMGSGPRTGLGEIRLPEIQPGSSIMPAKVNPVIPESVTQVAAQVIGNDTATTVGGMSGAFELNVYIPMMARNVLESVRLLARSSVSFAERCIDGITANVERCTELAERNLSTVTALVPAIGYDRSAELAKQALVEDRPLRDVVKAAGVLADDEVDRILDNRRMTEGGVL; translated from the coding sequence ATGGCCGACACCCGCACCGAACGCGACTCGATGGGGCCGATGGAGGTGCCCGCCGACGCCTACTACGGCGCCTCCACACAGCGGGCCGTGGTCAACTTCCCGATCTCGGGGCAGGGCATCCCCCCCGAGCTCGTGCGGGCGCTCGGACTGGTCAAGGCGGCCGCGGCAACCGTCAACCACGGACAGGGGCTGCTGGACGACCCGCAGTTCCGGGCCATCTCGCAGGCCGCTGCCGAGGTCGCCGCGGGCGAGCTCGACGGGCACTTCGTCGTGGACGTCTTCCAGACCGGGTCGGGCACCAGCTCGAACATGAACGCCAACGAGGTGATCGCCAACCGGGCGATCGAGCTCCTCGGCGGCCGGCTCGGCTCCCGCGACCCCGTGCATCCCAACGACCACGTCAACGCCGGCCAGTCGTCGAACGACGTGTTCCCCACGGCCGTGCACCTGGCGGTCTACGAAGCGGTCGCGACAGGCCTGCTCCCCGCCCTGACGCGACTGCGGGTGGCCCTGACCGCCAAGGCCGAGGAGCTCGCGGCGATCGTGAAGCCGGGACGCACCCACCTCATGGACGCCACACCCGTCACGCTCGGCCAGGAGTTCTCCGGCTACGCCCGGCAGGTGGAGCTGGGCGCGGCGCGGGTGGAGGCAACCCTGGAGCGCCTGGCCGAGCTGCCGCTCGGGGGCACCGCGGTCGGCACGGGACTGAACGCCCCGGCGGGCATGACCGCGGGGGTCATCGCCGAGCTGCGCCGGACCACCGGGATCCCGGCGCTGCGCGAGGCCACGAACCACTTCGAGGCCCAGGGGGCCCGCGACGCCCTGGTCGAGGTCAGCGGCGCGTGCAAGGTCGTGGCGGTGTCGCTGACGAAGGTCGCCAACGACCTGCGCTGGATGGGCTCCGGACCGCGCACAGGGCTTGGGGAGATCCGCCTCCCGGAGATCCAGCCGGGCAGCTCGATCATGCCGGCCAAGGTCAACCCGGTGATCCCCGAGTCGGTCACGCAGGTGGCCGCGCAGGTGATCGGCAACGACACCGCCACCACGGTGGGAGGCATGTCCGGGGCGTTCGAGCTCAACGTGTACATCCCGATGATGGCGCGCAACGTGCTCGAGTCCGTCCGCCTGCTGGCACGGTCCTCGGTGAGCTTCGCCGAGCGGTGCATCGATGGGATCACCGCGAACGTGGAGCGCTGCACCGAGCTGGCCGAGCGCAACCTGTCGACGGTCACCGCGCTGGTGCCCGCCATCGGCTACGACCGGTCCGCGGAGCTCGCGAAGCAGGCCCTGGTGGAGGACCGCCCGCTGCGCGACGTCGTGAAGGCCGCCGGCGTGCTGGCCGACGACGAGGTCGACCGCATCCTGGACAACCGGCGCATGACCGAGGGCGGGGTGCTCTGA